TATAGTTATGTTATTCTTTGCTATTAATGATAAAACAGAATCAACAAATTCTAATGCAACACTTCTAGGACTATTCTCAGAACGAGTTGCTAAAGTTAGGAAAAACATTTTAATAATTTCATTAATGGATGGACTAGCTTCTGCT
This Streptobacillus felis DNA region includes the following protein-coding sequences:
- a CDS encoding YhfT family protein: VLIARQLVSVYGKFAVGSATISLNADGIALLVGIIVMLFFAINDKTESTNSNATLLGLFSERVAKVRKNILIISLMDGLASA